In a single window of the Acinetobacter sp. CS-2 genome:
- a CDS encoding CTP synthase has protein sequence MTHFIFVTGGVVSSLGKGISAASVAALLEARGLKVTMVKMDPYINVDPGTMSPFQHGEVFVTEDGAETDLDLGYYERFLRRAKMTKLNNFTSGRVYQDVLNKERRGDYLGGTVQVIPHITDNIKERVLRAGEGYDVAIVEIGGTVGDIESLPFMESVRQLMVELGHKRTMLMHLTLLPYIKSAAELKTKPTQHSVKELLSIGIQPDILICRTEHDVDADTTRKIALFTNVEARAVVVCKDARTIYQIPRTFYEQDVDDLICERFGYNDLPEADLSDWDNVVEALLNPEYTVHVAMVGKYVELPDAYKSVNEALLHAGIKNRVKVQIDYVNAEDLESQDVNEALKDADAILVPGGFGERGTEGKMLAIKYARENGVPFLGICLGMQLAVIEYARNVAGITDASSTEFNRSTKSPLIGLITEWLDERGEVQQRSVDSDLGGTMRLGAQKSELVAGTKTAEVYGSTEIIERHRHRYEMNNRFIPALEEKGLKISGYSPVQHLVETVEIPQHPWFIAVQFHPEFTSSPRDGHPLFASFIDAAKKQYRKTK, from the coding sequence ATGACCCATTTTATTTTCGTTACTGGTGGTGTTGTATCATCACTAGGTAAAGGTATTTCAGCTGCATCTGTGGCTGCGCTTTTAGAAGCCCGTGGTTTAAAAGTGACCATGGTCAAAATGGATCCATACATTAATGTCGATCCAGGAACGATGAGTCCGTTCCAACACGGTGAAGTTTTTGTCACAGAGGATGGTGCTGAAACTGACTTAGACTTGGGTTATTACGAACGTTTCTTACGTCGTGCGAAAATGACCAAACTGAACAACTTCACATCAGGTCGTGTTTATCAGGATGTTTTAAATAAAGAACGTCGTGGTGACTATCTGGGTGGTACTGTTCAGGTTATTCCTCATATTACCGATAATATTAAAGAACGTGTTCTTCGCGCTGGCGAAGGCTATGATGTCGCAATTGTAGAAATTGGCGGAACAGTAGGTGACATCGAATCTCTCCCGTTCATGGAATCTGTACGTCAGTTAATGGTAGAACTTGGTCATAAACGTACCATGTTGATGCACTTGACTTTACTTCCATACATCAAATCAGCAGCAGAACTGAAAACCAAACCGACTCAGCACTCTGTGAAAGAGTTGTTATCGATTGGTATTCAACCAGATATTTTAATCTGCCGTACCGAGCATGATGTTGATGCAGATACAACCCGTAAAATTGCATTATTCACTAACGTGGAAGCGCGTGCGGTTGTGGTCTGTAAAGATGCACGTACTATTTATCAAATCCCGCGTACGTTCTATGAACAGGATGTTGACGATTTAATTTGTGAACGTTTTGGTTATAACGACCTGCCTGAAGCGGATCTTTCAGACTGGGACAACGTCGTAGAAGCCTTATTAAACCCTGAATACACAGTTCATGTTGCCATGGTGGGTAAATATGTTGAGCTTCCAGATGCATATAAATCTGTAAACGAAGCACTTCTTCATGCGGGCATTAAAAACCGCGTTAAAGTCCAAATTGACTATGTCAATGCTGAAGATCTTGAAAGCCAAGATGTGAATGAAGCGCTTAAAGATGCGGATGCCATTCTGGTTCCGGGCGGTTTTGGTGAGCGTGGCACTGAAGGCAAAATGCTGGCAATCAAATATGCACGTGAAAACGGTGTGCCATTCCTTGGTATCTGTTTAGGTATGCAGTTGGCAGTGATCGAATACGCGCGTAACGTAGCGGGTATCACTGATGCGTCTTCCACAGAATTTAACCGTTCAACTAAATCACCATTGATTGGTCTGATCACTGAATGGCTGGATGAGCGTGGTGAAGTTCAACAGCGTTCTGTAGATTCTGATCTTGGCGGAACCATGCGTCTAGGTGCGCAAAAATCTGAGCTGGTTGCAGGTACAAAAACTGCAGAAGTTTATGGTTCTACAGAAATTATCGAACGTCACCGTCACCGTTACGAAATGAACAACCGTTTCATTCCTGCCCTAGAAGAGAAAGGTCTGAAGATTTCAGGTTATTCACCAGTACAACATTTGGTAGAAACAGTTGAAATTCCTCAACATCCTTGGTTTATTGCTGTACAATTCCACCCGGAATTTACAAGTTCACCACGTGATGGGCACCCATTATTTGCCAGCTTTATTGATGCTGCGAAAAAACAGTACCGAAAAACCAAATAA
- a CDS encoding DUF6988 family protein yields MDLFEQSLLMMDELNRELESSELMDGLMRLDLVYQCCYISIEHSVAVKSLLKEKLYTSALALFRIQFESVVRAYWILFAATDEQVCELGVLDSIEQLTLKEHKSISPFYCNADD; encoded by the coding sequence ATGGATTTATTTGAACAATCTTTGCTGATGATGGATGAGCTAAATAGGGAACTGGAAAGTTCTGAATTAATGGATGGGCTTATGCGATTAGATCTGGTTTATCAGTGTTGTTATATTTCGATAGAACATAGTGTGGCTGTTAAGTCCTTATTAAAAGAAAAACTTTATACATCCGCACTCGCATTGTTTCGTATTCAATTTGAGTCTGTTGTGCGTGCTTATTGGATATTATTTGCAGCAACGGATGAGCAAGTGTGTGAGTTGGGCGTGCTGGATTCAATAGAGCAGCTTACTTTAAAGGAACATAAAAGTATTAGCCCGTTTTACTGCAACGCCGATGATTGA
- the ispD gene encoding 2-C-methyl-D-erythritol 4-phosphate cytidylyltransferase has product MHHKIWAVIPAAGSGSRFSKTDLKQYQQIQDRTVLEHTVARLNQLPLAGYVLAIGVQDDVAKTLTFSHHEKAHFCPGGAERVNSVLNALSYLEAFAAEEDWVFVHDAARPCVTQDCLQSLVNTAIQENCSAILAIPVRDTLKYVAQANAIAKTVSRDHLWQAQTPQISRLGILKHAIEKALQDGMTITDEASALEYVGEPVKVVQGRSDNIKITYADDLELARLILASQQVV; this is encoded by the coding sequence GTGCACCATAAAATTTGGGCAGTTATTCCTGCTGCTGGTTCCGGAAGTCGTTTTTCTAAAACTGACCTTAAACAATATCAACAGATTCAAGATCGAACCGTACTTGAGCATACCGTTGCACGTCTGAATCAGTTACCTCTGGCGGGTTATGTTCTTGCTATTGGGGTACAGGATGATGTTGCAAAAACCTTGACATTCTCTCATCATGAAAAGGCTCATTTTTGTCCGGGTGGCGCAGAACGGGTGAATTCTGTTCTGAATGCCTTAAGCTATCTTGAAGCATTTGCAGCTGAAGAGGATTGGGTATTTGTACATGATGCTGCGCGTCCTTGTGTGACCCAAGACTGTTTGCAGAGTTTAGTGAATACGGCTATTCAGGAAAATTGCAGTGCGATTTTGGCGATTCCCGTACGTGACACCTTAAAATATGTTGCACAGGCAAATGCAATTGCCAAGACAGTTAGTCGCGACCATTTATGGCAAGCTCAGACACCCCAAATCTCAAGATTAGGTATCTTAAAACATGCCATTGAAAAAGCATTGCAGGATGGTATGACCATTACCGATGAAGCCAGTGCTCTGGAATATGTGGGCGAACCAGTAAAAGTGGTACAGGGCCGATCAGATAATATTAAAATTACCTATGCCGATGATCTGGAGTTGGCACGTTTAATATTAGCCTCCCAGCAAGTAGTTTAA
- the ftsB gene encoding cell division protein FtsB — MLSLFNVFDSKVSKALLCLAIILIAGFQYLFWFGEGGYHDHQKLAEKIQQQTELNTELKERNRVLAAEVYDLKNGIEAIEEHARLDLGLIKPHETFVQMSTISTNYKPIYIDPNAKADLRTNENETGAPVESAP; from the coding sequence ATGCTATCTCTATTCAATGTATTTGACTCCAAAGTGAGTAAAGCATTATTGTGCCTTGCGATCATTTTGATCGCAGGGTTTCAGTACTTATTCTGGTTTGGTGAAGGTGGTTACCATGACCATCAAAAACTGGCTGAAAAAATTCAACAACAAACAGAATTAAATACGGAACTTAAAGAACGTAACCGAGTTCTCGCTGCTGAAGTTTATGACTTGAAAAATGGTATTGAAGCCATTGAAGAGCATGCGCGTTTAGACTTGGGCTTAATCAAGCCGCATGAAACTTTTGTGCAAATGAGTACTATTAGTACAAACTATAAGCCTATTTATATTGATCCAAATGCCAAAGCAGATTTAAGAACCAATGAAAATGAAACTGGAGCACCCGTAGAAAGTGCACCATAA
- a CDS encoding cyd operon YbgE family protein has translation MTEIAMTAEGSKPNKFVMAISFLMALPLATVLLIHPALMLDANGHYNHRALMMIMIGISGGFIYGVGFLPKFWLWKWLFSPYIAWPLMIWGYYTWFLT, from the coding sequence ATGACAGAGATCGCAATGACAGCAGAAGGAAGCAAGCCAAATAAATTTGTAATGGCCATTTCATTTTTGATGGCATTGCCTCTTGCTACGGTGTTGCTAATTCACCCAGCCCTCATGCTCGATGCCAATGGTCACTATAATCATAGAGCCTTGATGATGATCATGATTGGCATTTCAGGTGGATTTATTTACGGCGTAGGATTTCTGCCTAAGTTTTGGCTGTGGAAATGGCTATTTAGTCCATATATCGCATGGCCATTGATGATCTGGGGTTATTACACCTGGTTCCTCACCTAA
- the cydB gene encoding cytochrome d ubiquinol oxidase subunit II, with translation MIEYELLKIIWWVLVGVLLIGFALTDGFDMGSMAIMPFVGKNDEERRAAINTIAPHWDGNQVWFITAGGALFAAWPMVYATAFSGMYWALLLVLFALFLRPVGFDYRSKLENKKWRNSWDWGLAVGGAVPALVFGVAFGNMFLGVPFTLDETVRSTYTGSFFALLNPFALVCGIVSLSMLSAHGGAWLMLRTDGDLHARSAKATQLMGVVFLVCFLGAGAWLYFGNIEGYTLAQPFDTNGVANPLAKEVITNGNHGWMNNYSTYPITMIAPIMAILGSLIVIAAAAKAKAGLSFLGTSLMVIGAILTAGFALFPFLMPSSINPVASLTMWDAVSSKNTLTVMTVAACIFVPIILSYTTWCYYKMWGVITKKHIQENSHSLY, from the coding sequence ATGATCGAATATGAATTACTCAAAATAATCTGGTGGGTTTTGGTAGGTGTACTACTGATTGGCTTTGCCCTCACCGATGGCTTCGATATGGGCTCTATGGCAATCATGCCATTCGTGGGCAAAAACGATGAAGAGCGTCGTGCAGCAATCAATACCATTGCCCCGCACTGGGACGGTAACCAGGTTTGGTTCATTACAGCTGGTGGCGCACTGTTTGCTGCATGGCCAATGGTTTATGCAACAGCATTCTCCGGTATGTACTGGGCACTATTACTGGTACTGTTTGCCCTGTTCTTAAGACCTGTAGGTTTTGACTACCGCTCTAAACTTGAGAACAAAAAATGGCGTAACTCTTGGGACTGGGGTTTGGCTGTTGGTGGTGCAGTTCCTGCTTTAGTCTTCGGTGTTGCCTTTGGTAATATGTTCCTGGGTGTGCCGTTTACTTTAGATGAAACCGTACGTTCAACTTATACTGGTAGCTTCTTTGCCCTACTCAATCCATTTGCTCTGGTTTGTGGTATTGTCAGCTTATCCATGCTGAGTGCGCATGGTGGTGCGTGGTTGATGCTTCGTACCGATGGCGACTTACATGCACGTTCTGCCAAAGCAACTCAATTGATGGGTGTGGTATTCTTGGTTTGCTTCCTGGGCGCTGGAGCATGGTTATACTTCGGTAATATTGAAGGTTATACTTTAGCGCAACCATTTGATACCAATGGAGTTGCAAACCCTCTTGCCAAAGAAGTCATTACCAATGGCAACCATGGCTGGATGAATAACTACTCGACTTACCCAATCACTATGATTGCACCGATCATGGCAATCTTGGGAAGCCTGATTGTAATTGCCGCTGCTGCGAAAGCCAAAGCAGGTTTAAGCTTCCTGGGTACATCGCTGATGGTAATTGGGGCAATTTTAACAGCTGGTTTTGCATTGTTCCCATTCCTTATGCCTTCAAGCATCAACCCTGTTGCCAGCTTGACCATGTGGGATGCCGTATCAAGTAAAAACACACTGACTGTAATGACTGTTGCTGCCTGTATTTTTGTTCCAATTATTTTGAGTTACACCACTTGGTGTTACTATAAGATGTGGGGCGTAATTACCAAAAAACATATTCAAGAGAATTCACACAGCCTGTACTAA
- the kdsA gene encoding 3-deoxy-8-phosphooctulonate synthase, with protein MSQLKPQEIVRLGDIQMANHLPFVLFGGMNVLESKDLAFEIAETYVDICKRLEIPYVFKASFDKANRSSLNSFRGPGLEKGIEWLADIKKHFNVPIITDVHEPYQAAPVAEVADIIQLPAFLSRQTDLVEAMAKTDAIINIKKAQFLAPHEMRHILHKCLEAGNDKLILCERGSAFGYNNLVVDMLGFDIMKEMNVPVFFDVTHALQTPGGRADSAGGRRAQITTLARAGMATGLAGLFLEAHPDPEHAKCDGPCALRMSQLEPFLAQLKELDTLVKGFKKLDTH; from the coding sequence ATGTCGCAATTAAAACCACAAGAAATTGTACGTTTAGGCGATATACAAATGGCAAATCATTTGCCATTTGTATTATTCGGCGGAATGAATGTACTTGAGTCAAAAGACCTTGCTTTTGAAATTGCAGAAACTTATGTTGATATCTGCAAACGTCTGGAAATTCCTTACGTGTTTAAAGCAAGTTTTGATAAAGCCAACCGTTCAAGCTTGAACTCTTTCCGTGGCCCAGGCTTGGAAAAAGGGATCGAGTGGTTAGCAGACATTAAAAAACACTTCAATGTACCCATCATTACTGATGTACATGAACCTTATCAGGCTGCACCTGTTGCTGAAGTGGCGGATATTATCCAGCTTCCAGCATTCTTGAGTCGTCAGACTGATCTGGTTGAAGCCATGGCAAAAACCGATGCCATCATCAACATCAAAAAAGCCCAGTTCCTTGCGCCACATGAAATGCGTCATATTCTGCATAAGTGTCTGGAAGCCGGAAATGACAAGCTGATTCTTTGTGAACGTGGTTCGGCATTTGGCTATAACAACCTGGTTGTAGACATGCTGGGCTTCGACATCATGAAAGAAATGAATGTGCCTGTATTCTTTGATGTCACCCACGCGCTGCAAACTCCAGGTGGGCGTGCAGATTCTGCGGGTGGTCGCCGTGCGCAAATTACCACTTTGGCTCGTGCGGGTATGGCCACTGGTCTGGCGGGTTTATTTTTGGAAGCTCATCCAGATCCTGAACATGCTAAATGTGATGGTCCTTGTGCACTTCGTATGTCGCAACTGGAGCCATTCTTGGCGCAGCTGAAAGAATTGGATACCTTGGTTAAAGGTTTCAAAAAGTTAGATACACACTAA
- a CDS encoding DUF6988 family protein codes for MIEALKEIQEIKHIVAQLEEFKLFSLDYLNSIVHSGKQTFLRHTFGLGDEHKKLIIKQSNNLTMMSAQIYLKHTLPDCQKLIQIFLQKYRECFMLPEDISKEEREKILARYK; via the coding sequence ATGATTGAAGCTTTGAAGGAAATTCAGGAAATCAAGCATATTGTCGCTCAACTCGAAGAGTTCAAGTTATTCTCTTTGGATTATCTTAATTCAATTGTACATAGTGGGAAGCAAACATTTTTGCGTCACACCTTTGGTTTGGGTGATGAACACAAAAAATTGATTATTAAGCAATCTAACAATTTAACGATGATGAGTGCACAGATTTATTTAAAACATACATTGCCTGATTGTCAAAAGCTTATTCAGATTTTTCTTCAAAAGTATCGTGAATGTTTTATGTTGCCTGAGGATATATCGAAAGAAGAGCGGGAAAAGATTTTAGCGCGTTATAAGTAG
- a CDS encoding CinA family protein, translating into MLKQCCDLLETHQLKIAFIESASSGYLSSQFSICKNSGAEILLGGLVSYDPSIKINILHIDAELIEKYTAESAEVTEAMAIQGKKLFTHADFVVACTGLLKPGGSATENKPEGTFFTSILYLNKIHNFQYFIEGTPLKRLDVLTQYIADEIIKLIQSV; encoded by the coding sequence ATGCTAAAACAATGTTGTGATTTGCTCGAAACACATCAGTTAAAAATTGCTTTTATTGAAAGTGCCAGTTCTGGCTATCTTTCCAGTCAGTTTTCTATTTGCAAGAATAGTGGTGCAGAGATTCTGCTGGGCGGGCTGGTCAGTTATGATCCCTCAATCAAGATCAATATCCTGCATATTGATGCTGAGCTTATAGAAAAATATACCGCCGAGTCTGCTGAAGTTACAGAAGCGATGGCGATACAGGGCAAAAAGTTATTTACCCATGCGGATTTTGTGGTGGCCTGTACCGGCTTACTGAAACCCGGTGGTAGTGCAACAGAAAATAAACCTGAAGGCACATTTTTCACCTCAATTTTATATTTAAATAAAATACACAATTTTCAATATTTTATTGAGGGCACACCATTAAAACGCCTTGATGTTTTAACTCAATATATTGCAGATGAAATCATCAAACTTATTCAGAGTGTTTAG
- the prpC gene encoding 2-methylcitrate synthase → MAEGKVLTGAGLRGQVAGKTALSTVGKSGAGLTYRGYDVQDLAENCQFEEVAYLIFFGELPTTEQLAAYKAKLKSLRQLPQALKEVLERIPADSHPMDVMRTGVSMLGNLETEKSFAEQQDVADRILATLPAIICYWYRYSHDGVRIEENTDDDSIGAQFLHLLRGEKPNELHEQVMNVSLILYAEHEFNASTFTARVCASTLSDMHSCITGAIGSLRGPLHGGANEAAMEMIENWTSPEEAEREMLGKLERKEKIMGFGHAIYKDNDPRNGIIKIWSERLAQDVGDTVLYPVSVRCEEVMWREKKLFCNADFFHASAYHFMGIATKLFTPIFVMSRVTGWAAHVMEQRADNRIIRPSADYTGPELRKVVPIAERTAA, encoded by the coding sequence ATGGCTGAAGGAAAAGTACTGACAGGTGCAGGATTACGTGGACAGGTTGCAGGTAAAACCGCACTTTCTACTGTTGGTAAGAGTGGTGCAGGCTTAACCTATCGTGGTTATGATGTGCAGGATCTGGCGGAAAATTGCCAATTTGAAGAAGTGGCTTATCTTATCTTCTTTGGTGAATTGCCAACGACTGAACAGCTTGCGGCTTATAAGGCCAAATTGAAATCTTTACGTCAGCTTCCACAAGCATTGAAAGAAGTGTTGGAGCGCATTCCGGCAGATTCACATCCAATGGATGTGATGCGTACCGGTGTGTCCATGCTGGGCAACTTGGAAACTGAAAAATCTTTTGCTGAGCAGCAAGATGTTGCTGACCGTATTTTGGCGACTTTACCTGCAATCATCTGCTATTGGTATCGTTATAGCCATGATGGTGTGCGCATTGAAGAAAATACTGATGATGATTCAATCGGTGCACAATTCCTGCATTTACTTCGTGGTGAAAAACCGAATGAGTTGCATGAACAGGTAATGAATGTATCGTTGATTCTTTATGCAGAGCATGAATTCAACGCATCTACATTTACTGCGCGTGTGTGTGCATCTACCTTGTCTGATATGCACTCTTGTATTACTGGTGCTATTGGTTCACTTCGTGGTCCATTACACGGTGGTGCCAACGAAGCAGCGATGGAAATGATTGAAAACTGGACCTCTCCAGAAGAAGCTGAACGCGAAATGCTGGGCAAGCTGGAGCGTAAAGAAAAGATTATGGGCTTTGGTCATGCCATCTATAAAGACAATGATCCGCGTAATGGTATCATCAAGATCTGGTCTGAGCGTTTAGCTCAAGATGTCGGTGATACCGTGCTTTATCCAGTATCAGTACGCTGTGAAGAGGTGATGTGGCGCGAGAAGAAACTGTTCTGTAATGCAGACTTCTTCCATGCCTCTGCTTACCACTTCATGGGGATTGCAACCAAACTGTTCACGCCAATCTTTGTGATGAGCCGTGTAACAGGCTGGGCAGCACATGTAATGGAACAGCGTGCAGACAACCGTATTATCCGTCCAAGTGCGGATTATACCGGCCCTGAACTGCGTAAAGTGGTTCCAATTGCAGAGCGTACTGCAGCTTAA
- the rodA gene encoding rod shape-determining protein RodA: protein MIPSPQYRFLRHSLRDGRSIKHDSSRWAKLHLDPWLLSFLVLNSILGLMVVYSATLQDSSMVIRQATSFGVGFILMFLCAQVPPKVYQAVSPYFYMLGMVLLVLVLVIGDTRLGAKRWLTVPGIGSMQPSEIMKFAMPLMMAWYFSRRVFPPTFLQIVTGLILMMIPFVLVALQPDLNIGLIIPGVFVLFLCGMSWRLILGALTALAVAAPVLWMFVLQTYQKKRILTLFDPESDALGAGWNIIQSKIAIGSGGLTGKGYLTGTQSHLGYLPEHHTDFIMSAYAEEYGFVGVFLLFSLFAAIIIRCLMIGLNSFHNFGRLYAGAIGLTFFFFVFLNSGMASGILPVTGDPLPLMSYGGSAVISLLASMGIVMSIHTHR, encoded by the coding sequence ATGATACCATCCCCCCAGTATCGTTTTTTACGTCACTCTTTACGTGATGGTAGAAGCATTAAACATGACTCATCCAGATGGGCCAAATTACACTTAGATCCATGGCTGCTTTCTTTTCTGGTATTGAATTCAATATTGGGATTGATGGTGGTCTATAGCGCAACCCTGCAAGATAGCAGTATGGTGATTCGTCAGGCGACCAGTTTTGGTGTCGGTTTCATCCTCATGTTTTTATGTGCCCAGGTTCCGCCAAAAGTTTATCAGGCGGTCAGTCCATATTTTTATATGCTGGGCATGGTGCTACTGGTGCTGGTTCTGGTGATTGGTGATACGCGTTTGGGGGCAAAGCGTTGGCTGACGGTTCCGGGCATTGGCAGTATGCAGCCCAGTGAAATCATGAAATTTGCCATGCCGCTGATGATGGCATGGTATTTTTCACGTCGTGTATTTCCACCTACGTTTTTGCAGATCGTGACTGGACTCATCCTGATGATGATTCCGTTTGTACTGGTGGCACTACAACCAGATTTGAACATTGGTCTGATTATTCCCGGTGTTTTTGTCTTGTTCCTATGTGGCATGTCTTGGCGTTTGATTTTGGGAGCCCTAACGGCTTTGGCTGTTGCAGCACCGGTTTTATGGATGTTTGTACTGCAAACCTATCAAAAGAAACGTATCTTGACCTTATTTGATCCTGAGTCCGATGCATTGGGCGCTGGCTGGAACATCATCCAGTCCAAAATTGCTATTGGTTCTGGGGGGTTAACCGGGAAAGGATATTTGACCGGTACTCAGTCGCATTTGGGTTACTTGCCTGAACATCATACCGACTTCATTATGTCTGCCTATGCTGAAGAATATGGCTTTGTCGGGGTATTTTTATTATTTAGTCTGTTTGCTGCAATTATTATTCGTTGCTTGATGATTGGCTTGAATAGTTTTCATAATTTTGGACGCTTATATGCGGGTGCTATCGGACTGACGTTCTTTTTCTTTGTATTTTTAAACTCGGGCATGGCCAGCGGAATTTTACCTGTAACTGGGGACCCTCTGCCACTGATGAGTTATGGTGGCTCGGCAGTAATTTCGTTACTGGCGAGTATGGGGATTGTGATGTCGATCCATACCCATCGTTGA
- the eno gene encoding phosphopyruvate hydratase: MSQIVDIRAREILDSRGNPTIEADVILASGVVGRACAPSGASTGSREALELRDGDKARYLGKGVKTAVNNVNTVIRDALLGKSVFEQKDIDNTMIALDGTENKEKLGANATLAVSLAAARAAADEKKIPLFQYIADLRNNSILTMPVPMMNILNGGSHADNNVDIQEFMIEPVGFTSFSEALRAGAEIFHSLKSVLKKQGLNTAVGDEGGFAPNLRSNEEAITVILSAIEQTGYKAGSDIMLALDCASSEFYKNGQYILAGEGNKAFTSNQFSDYLAGLVNQYPIISIEDGLDESDWEGWSYLTSILGDKIQLVGDDLFVTNPKILQRGINEKVANSILIKYNQIGTLTETLDAIYLAKANGYSTVISHRSGETEDSTIADLAVGTAAGQIKTGSLCRSDRVAKYNQLLRIEELTKAAYRGKAEFKGLN; encoded by the coding sequence ATGAGTCAAATCGTTGACATTCGTGCACGTGAAATTTTGGACTCTCGTGGTAACCCAACCATCGAAGCAGACGTAATCTTGGCATCTGGCGTAGTTGGCCGTGCATGTGCACCATCTGGTGCTTCAACTGGTTCTCGTGAAGCTTTAGAACTTCGTGACGGCGATAAAGCGCGTTACTTGGGTAAAGGCGTTAAAACAGCAGTTAACAACGTTAACACAGTAATTCGTGACGCATTGTTGGGTAAATCAGTCTTTGAACAAAAAGATATTGATAACACAATGATCGCGCTTGACGGTACAGAAAACAAAGAAAAACTAGGTGCGAACGCAACTCTAGCGGTATCTTTGGCTGCTGCACGTGCTGCTGCTGACGAAAAGAAAATTCCCCTTTTCCAATACATCGCAGATCTTCGTAATAACAGCATTTTAACTATGCCTGTTCCAATGATGAACATCTTGAATGGTGGTTCACACGCAGACAACAATGTTGACATTCAAGAGTTTATGATTGAGCCAGTCGGCTTTACTTCATTCTCTGAAGCGTTACGTGCGGGTGCTGAAATCTTCCATTCTTTAAAATCAGTTTTAAAGAAACAAGGTTTAAATACAGCAGTGGGTGATGAAGGTGGTTTTGCACCAAACTTACGTTCAAATGAAGAAGCGATTACTGTAATCCTTTCTGCAATTGAGCAAACGGGTTATAAAGCGGGTTCTGACATCATGCTTGCACTTGACTGCGCATCTTCAGAATTTTACAAAAATGGCCAGTACATTCTTGCTGGCGAAGGTAACAAAGCATTCACAAGCAACCAGTTCTCTGACTACCTTGCGGGTCTTGTAAACCAATATCCAATTATCTCGATTGAAGATGGTCTGGATGAGTCTGATTGGGAAGGCTGGTCTTACTTGACTTCTATCCTTGGCGACAAGATCCAGTTGGTAGGCGATGATTTATTCGTAACCAATCCTAAGATTTTACAACGCGGTATCAACGAGAAAGTTGCTAACTCTATCTTGATCAAATACAACCAGATCGGTACCTTGACTGAAACTCTAGATGCTATCTATCTTGCGAAAGCAAATGGTTACTCTACAGTAATTTCTCACCGTTCAGGCGAAACTGAAGATTCGACTATTGCTGATCTTGCAGTAGGTACAGCAGCGGGTCAAATCAAGACAGGTTCACTTTGCCGTTCTGACCGTGTAGCAAAATATAACCAATTACTTCGTATCGAAGAATTGACTAAAGCTGCATATCGCGGTAAAGCTGAGTTCAAAGGTTTGAACTAA
- the cydX gene encoding cytochrome bd-I oxidase subunit CydX → MWYFAWILGILMACFAGVLSALYIEHHQDLDEE, encoded by the coding sequence ATGTGGTATTTCGCATGGATTCTCGGGATTTTAATGGCGTGCTTTGCAGGCGTATTAAGTGCCCTTTATATCGAACATCATCAAGATTTGGATGAGGAATAA
- a CDS encoding internalin, with amino-acid sequence MNNKLLLCGAIAASLLLTACVKKETPKEDEQEQVETTEQVNQPAEAVPLEAMEDNNAQAPAQVEVEREETPNTTTVIRREVREAPQQTTTETAQAEAPKAQQKPASEAPAKSNNEAQSEDDAVAAAIAAATPALDQ; translated from the coding sequence ATGAATAACAAACTTTTACTTTGTGGTGCTATTGCAGCAAGTTTACTTTTAACAGCATGTGTAAAAAAAGAAACTCCAAAAGAAGATGAGCAAGAACAGGTTGAAACAACGGAACAAGTAAATCAACCTGCAGAAGCCGTACCTTTGGAAGCTATGGAAGATAACAACGCTCAAGCTCCAGCCCAGGTAGAAGTTGAACGTGAAGAAACGCCAAATACAACTACAGTCATTCGTCGTGAAGTGCGTGAAGCTCCTCAACAGACTACAACTGAAACTGCTCAAGCTGAAGCACCAAAAGCTCAACAGAAACCTGCTTCAGAAGCCCCCGCCAAATCAAATAATGAAGCTCAGTCTGAAGATGATGCAGTAGCTGCGGCAATTGCTGCGGCAACACCTGCATTGGATCAATAA